From Lytechinus variegatus isolate NC3 chromosome 16, Lvar_3.0, whole genome shotgun sequence, the proteins below share one genomic window:
- the LOC121430305 gene encoding motile sperm domain-containing protein 1-like: MPLEQQPRLRDGKIPVFVFPTELAFYADDRKSHKQVLTIYNPYDFPFRFKVLCTAPRKYNVVDSEGTVRPGCCVDILIRIKELNEIGFGQRDKFRLNLYHHGQREVIGRKDVAALLLATAQGRGDQDDDDTSSQGSSPSSSNPVFVNASRGRAGPGATVVLLALICVVALMLPTQGEKDSRLPDYLHLTVNQKLIAAYVLGLVTMVLLRT, translated from the exons ATGCCTTTAGAACAGCAACCCCGTCTTCGAGATGGAAAGATTCCGGTTTTTGTGTTCCCCACCGAGCTAGCCTTTTATGCCGATGACCGAAAATCCCATAAACAAGTCTTGACCATCTATAATCCTTATGATTTTCCCTTTCGTTTCAAAG tTTTATGCACGGCTCCTCGGAAATATAACGTTGTTGACTCAGAAGGCACTGTAAGACCAGGCTGTTGTGTGGACAT ACTTATTCGTATTAAAGAACTTAATGAAATTGGGTTCGGCCAGCGAGACAAGTTCCGTCTGAACCTTTACCACCATGGTCAGCGTGAGGTCATAGGTCGTAAGGACGTTGCGGCGTTGTTATTAGCCACTGCTCAAGGCCGTGGGgatcaggatgatgatgataccaGCTCTCAAGGCTCTTCTCCATCCTCTTCTAATCCTGTTTTTGTTAATG ccAGTAGAGGGCGTGCTGGGCCTGGTGCAACAGTGGTCCTGTTAGCCCTGATATGTGTCGTTGCTCTGATGTTGCCAACTCAAGGAGAGAAGGATTCTCGTCTTCCAGACTACCTTCACTTGACTGTTAACCAGAAACTTATTGCTGCGTATGTTTTAG GACTTGTTACCATGGTTCTACTACGTACATGA